One Gemmatimonadota bacterium genomic window, GGCATTGCGGCGCCGCGCGGGTGAGGGGTTGCTTGCGGTCGGGGCCGGGCATCTGGAGGCCGGGGACTGGAGGGAGTCGCGGGCCGCGTACGAGTTTGTGAGAGAGAGGGTTCCGGAGCTGTCGGAGTGGGCGTTGAAGGCGCTGGAGGGGTGGGACACTCAGGCGGACGCGGAGGTGGAGCGTCTTTGCGAAGAGGCGGATTCGGCGCGGCAATCGGAGCAGTGGGCCGCCGCGAGGGGTCTGTACGCGCGGGTGGTGGGGATTCGTCCGGAGATGGGAGGTTCCGTGGAGGCTTGGGTCGGGGAGGTGGATGCCGCACGGGAGCAGGCTGCGCGGGAACAGGCTGCGCGGGAGCGGGCCGCGCGAGATCAGGCCGCCCGGGAACAGGCTGCGCGGGAGCAGGCCGCCCGGGAACAGGCCGCGCGGGAACAGGCTGCGCGGGAACAGGCTGCACGGGAGCGGGTGGCACGGGTGGAGCGTGACATGGACTTGGTGTTTGTGGAGATACCCGCGGGGAGTTTCACGATGGGCAGCGCTTCGGGCGAGAGCGGCCGTGGCGGTGACGAGAAGCAGCACCGGGTGACGCTGACGCGGGGTTTTTCGATGTCGGCGACGGAGGTGACGCAGGCGCAGTGGAAGTCGGTGATGGGCAGCAATCCGAGCCACTTCAAGGGCGGCGCGCTGCCGGTGGAGAAAGTGTCGTGGTTCGATGCCGTGAAGTTCTGCAACGCGCTGAGCGAGCGCGCGGGGTTGCGGGCGGCGTATCAGATCCATGGCGAGAGCGTGAAATGGGACCGCGATGCGAACGGCTACCGGCTGCCGACGGAAGCGGAGTGGGAGTACGCGTGTCGCGCGGGGACGGAGACGCGGTTCTCGTCGGGAAATGGCGACAGCGATCTGGAGCGGGTCGGCTGGTACTATGGGAACAGCAGGGAGAAGAGCCATGAGGTAGCGGCGAAACCGCCCAACGCCTGGGGTCTTTACGACATGCACGGGAATGTGTGGGAGTGGTGCTGGGATTGGTATGGGGGTTATCCCGGATCCGTGACCGATCCCGCCGGTCCTGATTCGGGCTCGTACCGGGTCGATCGTGGCGGGGGCTGGTTCAACAACGCCTGGTACTGCCGCTCCGCGAATCGCGGCTGGATCGACCCGGGCTACCGGGACCGCTACCTGGGCTTTCGTCTCTCGAGGTCGGCCTTTTGAGGCCGCCGGAGGCGGTCTTTACACTTTGCTCTCTTACCCTTTTACCCTTTTCCCGTTTTGGTTTTGCTCCGGGGCCGAGGAAGGAAGGGCATGGCGAAGCCGCCCTTCCCCGAGGCCGCCGGAGCCGGGTTTTGGGGAGCCCCCGCGTCGCAGAGGCTCTGCGCGCCCTCCGCTTCACGGTGCGCGGTGGGGCTGCGCGTGCGGGATCGCGATGATCCCCCCGCAGGCATGAACGCACGGAATGTGCGAGAGGCCGCCGGGAGCCGCGTCGCACGCATGGCCGTCCACCCGGCCGGGGGGAAGGCGCCGGTGCGAGTTCACTACGGGCGGGCGGGACAGGGGAGGGCCCGGTGGGGGCTGGCGGCGCTTCCGGACGCGTCCGGGATCTGCGCCTCGTGCAGCCAAAGGCGCACGGCGTGGCGCGTCTCCTCGGGCGGCGCGGTGTTGGCCCGCCCGCGAAACTCCGCGACCGTCCATCGTGCGAACTCGCCACGCTCCAGCGTCAGCGTGGCGCGGGACGGCGCGAGGATGCGATAAGCGGCCAGCTCCCCCGCGGCGATTCTCTTCACATAGAACCGGGAGCCGATGCAGTTGCGCATCGCGCGCCCTTCGCGTGTGAGTTCGCGCGCGGAGGCGATGTGTTCCGCGACCAGCGCGCGCCCGGGAGCGTCGGCGCGTCTCGTGGCGACGGGGGACGGCGGAAAGCGGACATCCGGTGTCGGCGGTTCGTGCCAGAGCCGCTCGGCCTCCGCCTGGTGAAGTTCGCGGAGCTGGACCAGGTCGCGGAAGACCCGGGGGGCATGGTCACGCTCAAGAACGATGCGAATGGCATCCGCCAGGACGCGTTCATGATTGAACTCGTCGGCGTCGCGCATTGTGGCCAGTTCCCGCAGGAAGGAGGGGGACACGCTGTCCCGCAGTTCCGGGTCGGCGATGACGCGAATCACGGCGCTCGTGAGGACGGGGGTGTGTTGGAGGAGATTCGCGACCGTTGCGTTCCCGGCCGCATGGCGCAGGAGTGACCGAAGCGATTGCAGCGTGGGGACCGTCGTGTTGCGCGGCGGCACTTTGGCCAGCGCGCGGACCGCGGCCGCGGACGCGGGAAACCCGAATGCCGCGGCAATCTCCCGGCGCTTCAGTCGGAGAAGGCGCGGAATGTCGGGCGCGGGCGCGTGGGTGGGAAGGAACGCGTCGCTGCTGGCCAGCATGAAGACGAGCGGAAGCGCGCCCGGAGCCAGATCCAGGGCGCCGTGGTCCCGGTACGCGCACAGGAATCGGTAGGGCGTCCATGCGTGCGCGGGAAGAGACGCCGCGAAGCGAAGCGCGTCACCGTCGAGCGCTCTTCCGAACGCGGCGAGTGCGCGGACGGTCCGTGCGTCGGACGGGCGCGCCTGCCGGACGAAACTGGTCGCGATGTCGTGGATGTCCGCGCGGGG contains:
- a CDS encoding SUMF1/EgtB/PvdO family nonheme iron enzyme, with amino-acid sequence GTALSAGRYGRALRRARDVLELDPEDEHARGIAEEAARHRHQARLRFRNRALLVGVVVLAVCSAVGLTMEVSSNRGHLARATGYADSEDWEKALDSIGESEGFGVPDRERSALRRRAGEGLLAVGAGHLEAGDWRESRAAYEFVRERVPELSEWALKALEGWDTQADAEVERLCEEADSARQSEQWAAARGLYARVVGIRPEMGGSVEAWVGEVDAAREQAAREQAARERAARDQAAREQAAREQAAREQAAREQAAREQAARERVARVERDMDLVFVEIPAGSFTMGSASGESGRGGDEKQHRVTLTRGFSMSATEVTQAQWKSVMGSNPSHFKGGALPVEKVSWFDAVKFCNALSERAGLRAAYQIHGESVKWDRDANGYRLPTEAEWEYACRAGTETRFSSGNGDSDLERVGWYYGNSREKSHEVAAKPPNAWGLYDMHGNVWEWCWDWYGGYPGSVTDPAGPDSGSYRVDRGGGWFNNAWYCRSANRGWIDPGYRDRYLGFRLSRSAF
- a CDS encoding PcfJ domain-containing protein encodes the protein APGGPVAFPVECPSSPPWRSGADAPVNVPPVEPDLPAILRYATTPRADIHDIATSFVRQARPSDARTVRALAAFGRALDGDALRFAASLPAHAWTPYRFLCAYRDHGALDLAPGALPLVFMLASSDAFLPTHAPAPDIPRLLRLKRREIAAAFGFPASAAAVRALAKVPPRNTTVPTLQSLRSLLRHAAGNATVANLLQHTPVLTSAVIRVIADPELRDSVSPSFLRELATMRDADEFNHERVLADAIRIVLERDHAPRVFRDLVQLRELHQAEAERLWHEPPTPDVRFPPSPVATRRADAPGRALVAEHIASARELTREGRAMRNCIGSRFYVKRIAAGELAAYRILAPSRATLTLERGEFARWTVAEFRGRANTAPPEETRHAVRLWLHEAQIPDASGSAASPHRALPCPARP